One genomic window of Nicotiana sylvestris chromosome 10, ASM39365v2, whole genome shotgun sequence includes the following:
- the LOC138880069 gene encoding uncharacterized protein, translating to MPATPIPLEVDEPSNLTEVVVEQGQDEKGKSKVNEQAAEQVVPLMPQNPNREKPKALNIPLMDALREMPGYAKMIKDLISWKFDFQDLSTVTLTQTCNAVVTRPMAQNIFEPGSFTIPCTIRNYAFAKALCDLGANINLMPLAVYTKLGIGRARPTLILLQLVDCTVKRPTRILDDVLVQVGKFVFPADFVILDCQVDEEIPIILGRPFLATGRALIDCETRELKMRLNDEEVIFNVQQSIRRPSEYDNCSLVEAADVILQEDDVTLTAKDPLEACLTNLEEMDGEGLAEWVMALKGQGFWKMEPQFESLELGKRATPPTKPSIEEPPKLELKSLPAHLRYVFLGLDSTLPGIISSGLLDVQVEQTLTATAGK from the exons ATGCCAGCCACTCCAATTCCACTAGAGGTAGATGAACCATCAAATCTGACCGAAGTGGTGGTTGAACAGGGTCAAGATGAAAAGGGTAAGTCTAAGGTAAATGAACAAGCTGCAGAACAAGTGGTTCCTCTTATGCCACAGAACCCCAACAGAGAGAAGCCAAAAGca ttgaatattccttTGATGGATGCCTTGAGGGAGATGCCAGGTTACGCGAAGATGATAAAAGACCTAATATCATGgaagtttgattttcaggacctatCCACAGTGACTCTGACACAGACCTGCAACGCGGTAGTGACCAGACCGATGGCTCAAAATATATTCGAACCAGGTAGCTTTACTATTCCATGCACAATTAGGAAttatgcctttgcaaaggcattatgtgatttgggagccaacataaatttgatgcctctgGCTGTATATACCAAACTaggcattggaagagctagaccgaCTTTGATACTGCTGCAGCTGGTTGACTGCACGGTAAAAAGGCCTACTAggattcttgatgatgtgttggtgcaagtggggaagttcgtgttccctgcagactttgttattctggactgtcagGTAGATGAGGAGATACCTATCATTTTAGGTAGACCATTTTTGGCCACTGGAAGAGCATTGATCGATTGTGAGACTAGAGAATTAAAAATGAGACTGAACgatgaagaagtcatattcaatGTTCAGCAATCTATAAGGAGACCCAGTGAATATGATAATTGCTCTCTAGTTGAGGCAGCGGATGTGATCCTGCAAGAAGATGATGTGACCCTGACTGCTaaagatccattggaggcatgtctgacaaatttagaagagatggatggtgaagggttagctgagtgggtcatggcacttaaaggccaaggattctggaaaatggaacctcagttcgagtcccttgagttAGGAAAAAGGGCTACACCTCCAACAAAGCCATCAATAGAGGAACCACCCAAGCTGGAGCTGAAGTCGCTCCCAGCTCACCTCAGGTATGTTTTCTTAGGCCTTGATTCTACTTTGCCTGGTATTATATCATCCGGTTTGCTAGATGTACAGGTAGAACAAACTCTTACAGCTACTGCAGGAAAGTAA